A genomic stretch from Candidatus Delongbacteria bacterium includes:
- a CDS encoding YkgJ family cysteine cluster protein, with translation MSKEGLHSLMLASEVEQLYKELSSEFSSMLTQYNLSCPTGCSNCCTKTDIEASVLEFLPFAKYVYETHQEEYFYSLLDQNISGECILHDLMNKRCSAYPYRGLICRLFGFSFSDDKFGNPRVISCKLLKTEKADFFNRVLVGEIDKNELIYINKVYLKLMELDPVLGTKRYPLNYAIRLALDKIGTALYYNSFDDNNNNNTNNNIPKAS, from the coding sequence ATGAGTAAAGAGGGTTTACATTCTCTAATGCTTGCTTCCGAAGTGGAACAGCTCTACAAGGAGCTTTCAAGTGAGTTTAGCTCTATGCTTACACAATACAATCTTTCCTGTCCAACTGGATGTTCAAACTGTTGCACAAAAACAGATATTGAAGCTTCAGTATTGGAATTCTTACCTTTTGCTAAATACGTTTATGAAACTCATCAAGAAGAATATTTTTATTCCCTTTTAGATCAAAATATTAGTGGAGAATGTATACTTCATGATTTAATGAATAAAAGATGCTCTGCTTATCCTTATAGAGGTTTGATATGCAGACTTTTTGGATTCTCATTTTCTGATGATAAATTTGGTAATCCTAGAGTGATCTCATGTAAGCTACTAAAAACTGAGAAAGCAGATTTTTTCAACAGGGTATTAGTTGGTGAAATTGATAAAAATGAACTTATCTATATCAATAAGGTTTATTTAAAACTCATGGAACTGGATCCTGTACTTGGAACTAAACGATATCCTTTAAATTATGCCATAAGACTAGCTCTTGATAAAATTGGAACAGCTTTGTATTACAATTCTTTTGATGATAATAACAACAACAATACAAATAATAATATTCCAAAAGCATCTTAG